A DNA window from Synergistales bacterium contains the following coding sequences:
- a CDS encoding ROK family protein, which produces GGDAPCGCGGKGHLETLAAADAIERKARARGLPPDAEALWKRRDEEGPGAIWEETLDLLARGIASIVHLLDPEAVVLGGGMSRAEGLVEALQRRVEPCLASPLKGRVPLVAASLGDDAALLGAASLAVGMLRKEEEDV; this is translated from the coding sequence GGCGGCGACGCCCCCTGCGGATGCGGCGGCAAGGGGCATCTGGAGACCCTGGCCGCCGCCGACGCCATCGAGAGGAAGGCCCGCGCGCGGGGGCTCCCGCCGGACGCGGAAGCGCTCTGGAAGAGGCGGGACGAGGAGGGCCCCGGCGCGATCTGGGAAGAGACGCTGGATCTGCTGGCCCGGGGGATTGCCTCCATCGTCCATCTTCTGGACCCCGAGGCCGTGGTGCTGGGTGGCGGGATGAGCCGGGCGGAGGGGCTGGTCGAGGCCCTGCAGCGTCGGGTGGAGCCCTGTCTGGCCTCTCCGCTGAAAGGGCGGGTTCCCCTTGTCGCTGCCTCTCTGGGCGACGATGCGGCGCTGCTGGGTGCCGCCTCGCTGGCGGTGGGGATGCTGCGGAAGGAAGAGGAGGATGTCTGA